DNA from Tripterygium wilfordii isolate XIE 37 chromosome 15, ASM1340144v1, whole genome shotgun sequence:
AAAACAATGTTGTTCAGACAACACAATGAACCTGTCCAGACAACAGTCTTCTGACCAGCAAAATGTAGCTCTCGATTgagccaataaaccaacaaaTCTTCACCTTGGTGAATACCGAGCCAACAAACGTCTTCACCTATTCCAAGCAAAGTCCACCAAGAGAGAATGGAACAAACCAACCAATCCAAAACACCAACAACCAAGCAATCATTACGCCAACAACCAATGTTCAACTTAAGCTAACACAAATCTCCACCTTAGTTAAAGAAACCAAGCCAACACCTACGTGTACTGCAAACAAGCTCCACCAAACGTGAGCTAGCCAAAGTCGGTGTCACCAACCAAAGAAACTTCTCTAACCAACCAAACCAAATCTGCTGCCTCTAATCGACATCACAATGCCCaagtcaaaaaacaaaaacaagaagattATGTTCCTAGCATACTGAACATTGATTCCAAGCAACCAAGTGGACAAATACGTAGCCCAAATGTCCGACCAACCAATCAACAAGGACTGTAAAATTGTGAACCACAAAGTCAAACTCAAAGGAAGCATGTGGGCCAACAAACTAGTTTTGACTCCACCTCCAGAAGTAAACCAAAAAACGTATTAAACGAACAAAGTTCACAACACTAACAAAGCCTAAATACAAAGCATGGTCGGGTAAGTTAAACAAAGTGGCTTCTAAGATTTAACTTACCTCCCAAATTGGAAACACCAAAGGTTCCCAAGTATCATTGTGCTCCAAAGCTAGAGCTTCGAAGGCTTCCAAACTCTTCACGCCTAATACACAATGATCACCAAACCAATTTTACATACAACAACACTAATAAACAAATATGGCTCCACCAATCACTGTGAAACCTCTAAACAAGTGTGCCCAAAACAAGTATGCCTATTCAACTTCTCCCAAGCACCATCCAAATTCAATTACCTCATACTACCTCAAACCAAAATTCTCTTTACCATCAAATTTCTCTACTTCAAACTTAGCGTCGAAATAACCATCCCATTAGAAGGACTCGATGTGGAAGATGACGATTACAGTGTATCACTCTTTGGATTCTCCTTACTCCTCTTCTACCTAACAATAGCACAATATTCAGTCCATCCCAAAGTGGAATCAAATGCCTAAGATGCAAAAAAAACTAGGTAAACCACAAGTGGAAACCCCCAAAATCCAAGAATCACAAAcctaggctccgataccaattgttgtgCTAAAATCATCAATACCCACAAATCAATAGCGCCAAATCGATTGACTAAGCCAATTAATCCAACTCGAGTATGCATAGAATCAACCaataaataatatccaagcaAATCACAGTAATAAAGAGACAAGACAAGTAATATACGAGGTTTGACAAAACTTGCCTACGTCCCCAAGCAACGGAGAATCAATTTCACTATATGGAGAAGATTGCAAACAAAGAGATACTACCCAATACAAGTAACACAAGCCCACTCAAGATACTGTCTTGTTCCTACAAGCTCTctcaacaagaaaacaaacaaagaaaccGACAAAGACAAGAAACCCACTTACCCACGAGGCAATCAGAACCCCAAAAGTCACTCTCGTGGATCCCTTCACTCTCTCTCAACTGTTTCCTTTTCATAATtgctctctctgtttttctctctaGGAGGTGACTAATCCAACCCTCTCATAATAAccctaaaatttttatttaaataagtcCTGTAAGTGCCTATTTGCGTTTGTTGTCCGGACAAAGGCTCTTCTGTCCAGAATTCTATCAAAAAAATGTTGTCTCAACAGCACAATGAACTTATCCAGATAGTAGTCTTCTAACCAACAAAATTCAGCTCTCGGATgagccaataaaccaacaaaTCATTCCATGATAGCAAAGTTACAATTAGCGCCGCGATAGTAGcctaaaaaattacaaatcGAAGATAAGGAAAGTAGGCACTGTtagaatttatttaattatttagtgAATGAAAGGTGTAAAATGTATTATATGTGAACCTATATAACTGCACTCATATAGtagttttttcattttaaaatgtttgaacGGTTGCTTGGTAGTGTTAATATACTCGTGCGTAGTCTTAACTGTtacattttttcattttgtcaTGAATGGTAACTTGAGTCAGTTATTAATGCATGTATCGATTTATGAAGTAGTTTTGCATACATTTACTTTTAGTGAATGGATATATATTTTGGAGAGAGACACAAATGAGGTTGATTCACAAGGATTGAAAGAGAAAATTGTTTTCTCTTAATCAAGTATATGTTGTATCCTACCAGACAATCACCATTAAAACTGTTAAGCAATCTTGAGAGCAGGGTGTAAATTTGTCTCTAGGATATTTCTATTGCAAGCCTCTGTTATGTCATTTTGTTGTAATTTTTGGTGTTATTGGTGCTCTCATACTTATTCTAATTTCTTGATAGGCATCGGGACTCaagaataacaaaaacaaaaacaccagGATGACTAATATTGTCCCGAGATGAACTAGGATAGACTAaataataaacataaaatagacACAACAAACATGGACTAAATCTAGGTTCTTGACTTCCCcttcatcaaaaaaatttatctcCACCATATCTAGGAACCTCATCATTGTGCATCATATATGTGTCACtgaaacatataaaaaaaaccaGTGTATTGAAGAATCCACGATAAATGGATGAAAAGATTCATATTTCACTTTCATGATGTGATGAAGAAACCCTGAAACATTTCTCATTCagcatgaaaacaaaaagaaaacatgaagAATCACTCCATAACCATATGAATCAGTGGTTAAGGCCACATCACATTTGAGGTTGACACAACCAACAAGAGGGGAACACCTTAATATTAGTTACAATAactatttatatttaatataaGATGCTCAAATTTCATGAGGATGCccaattattaaaatttaatatcacttgaaagttgaaacgcCAAAactatatcttttttttttaaaagaaccaTAACTATATCTTGTATAACTAACACTAATTAATTAGTAATAATACACCCGAGTCACTAGTTAGAGTGGtaaagatggtgtgtatcaccttgGTGACTAGGGTTCAAATTTCCCTTTCCCGTTTCAAAAGAATAATTAGCAACAATGCGGATCCCTAAGTTGCATAAGAGTGGTTCCCCAAAagtctctccatctctctcagTTCTCTCAAATTTTTCCTAAGCCAAATCCCTAACTCAAGGGGAGGAGGATGATGTTGAGTTTCTCCCGTCTTTCTTCATCCTCCCCTATCTATATCGATCTATTTTCTCCCTTTTTCTTAGGACAACCTTTGTATGCTTGCTGAATAAATTAAGTTCTATGAGTGTTCTTTCTATTGGTTTGTCAATTGTCAACATCGGACCAAAAgttaatgatgatgaagatgatggtaGATCGTTCTTTCGATCTACATCCATATATACCTCTGCGTCCATATCAGTGTCGATGTTGACTCAAATTGCCATATGTATTTGGGATGTTTGGCTCCATCTTATAGATCTGGATCTGAAGATGCAGGAGCTTCTTTTTCAATCTTATCTCTGTGTGAAGACTAAAGctctatgtttgtttgttttgttttatttccaATGTCAGGTGTTGTCCTCCAGTGTTCATTTGTACCGGGAAGGTTTAATTTGTcaagttttgttttgttgaattTCGTCTACCCATTGAGTAAGGAATATGACCACATGATGTGGTACTGTATTGATTTTTTCGACTAATGCAATTTGATCTTCGCGGCTTTCTTTCAAATATGGAGATATTATAGAAAGTTTGGATGTGTTATTAATTTGTTGCAGCTATTGTGGAcgaaaaaagataaagaaaaatttGAAATAACGATTTTCGTGTTATTTGAAAGGGACGAAGTCATTTTTCAGGTTAAAAATTTTGAGGCTCTCACATAAAAATCAAAGTTTTGTAGAGAATAAAaaattctataaaattgatATGTGGACATGCTAGAGACCCACAAAATGTAATCCCCAAAAGTcttccaaatctatgtggcatcaaaacaatcattgattaaaaacacatctGTAGggttcacttcacatccaacactccacattaaatgggggtcactttttgaaggtctcaagcattatccttgaTATATTATGGCGAAAATTGAAGATCCTGACATACATTTGCTGAAAACTGTGATAGTCTCTTCAAGAATAGGTAAATTTATATTGATAGagaaattctttaaaaaaatagtgATATTCAATTGGATTATGCAAAAACAGTGATATTcaatgaaattaaacaaaaatagtgaaatttcactatttttagAACAATGAAATTTTAACTTTCACTTTTAAAGATAGTGAAATTCTCTAATATAACAGTTAGATTTCAATGGTGTTAATCGGAGAAGGaaattcttttatttaattttaattctcAATGAATACAAAATTATCTAGTACATAAATAGAAAATTATGGTTTAAACTTAGATActcaatttcaaaaaataaaaaaataatacttttaaaagtaaatctaaaaaatataaaaggaaaGAGTATAGTTATGACGTTTTAATGGTAAATCAAATAAGGTTGGGATGATTATTTTCGTACCGAGTAATGTTATATAtgcccaaaatattattctcaTTTTACctctaaatctatgtggcatgtaaatagtcattgattataaatacacatgTATGATCTATGTAATATCTAATACTCCACATTAATTGGCCGGGTCAAATGAGAGTCATATTTTGGGGATTGAAGCATTATTATTTTATACCGCATGTATTTAAAATGCACAACCTATATTGGTCCACTACTATTTTTTAGTTCAGATAAGTAACACTAATTAATTAGCAATAATGTGGATCTAATTAATTAGCAATCATAAGGATTGTAATGCAATCACTAATCTCACTAAGGTCTTTGCTGCAGTGAATTTTGtccatatttggagagagacaAATGGTGTGGCAGATTTCTTAGCTAAGAAAGGGGTTGATAGCCAAGATTTGATGGTGTCATGGCTTCTATGATGCCCTTGAATCTTTCCCTTCTGTTGTGTCTTTCTTTTCTCCAGTGCtagtgcatttttttttttgttaaggcTATTGGTGGTTGTAAGAGGAGCTGATGTCCTATgtaatttctattttttctaataaattcttatttatcaaaaaaaaagagtttgggAGTTAGGGGTTCAAAGCTTAAGGTTTATGATTTAGGATCTAGgacttaatttttagtgtttaggatttatggtttatgatttagggtttacggtttagaatttagtatctagattttttttttcaaaatcttctatattctaacattataagcaccaaaatattcaatcacacattttaattaatgatttaacataattttggaGGAAAACTTTGAGCGAACTGGAATTGGAGATAGGAATTGGTTCCTCAAGTTGCACAAGAGCACCTCAGCATTAGTcagttctgaaaaaaaaaattacttttttataaatattttagttATTAATAGAAACTCATTTCCTTATCAAACCTACGTCCCAAGTTGCACccgaatttttttaaaataaataaacatattcCCCGAGTTGCATGagcaaaataatatatatatttgtaaaagATACCTTTCGAGATTGAGATTATAAAAGGGAGGACTACGCATCATGCTTATATGCATACTTGACTAGAAAGAACACAACTCCCTTAACCATTGTGTGAAAATGGAATTAGTTCAAGTCACTTCACAAGAAATCATCAAACCATCTTCACCAACACCCCCTCACCttaagtacttcaaaatcagtATTTTCGACCAGCTTTACCCCGTATATTATGAAccacttttgttcttttatcGCTCCAATCCCAATCTTTCTATTGAAGAGAAATTGGGTCGATTGAAAGAGTCTTTATCGAAAACCCTAACTCGGTTTTACCCACTTGCCGGAAAGATCAAAGACTCTACCACCATCCATTGTAACGACGAGGGCGTTTTGTTTGCAGTAGCCAGAGTTGGTTACGCCATGATTGATTGTCTTAAACCTCTAAACATTGAGCTACTAAACAAGTTTATTGTGTTACACCCTACTTGCAAAGAGTCACCGGAGAAGTCGGTGCAACTTGGCATTCAGGTTAACATCTTTACATGTGGTGGTATTGCTATTGGTATCTCTTTCTTACACAAGTTCATAGATGGTACCACCTTTATGGCTTTCGTCAAAGGGTGGGCTGCCATCACTCGCGAAAATTTCAATCAAGAATGGTGTCGACATAGTGTGGGAGCATCACTTTTCCCACCTAATCATGGACAATTTTCAGCTCAAATGCCATTCTTCGCGGAAATCACTCCGAGGCCGGAACAGAAGAAGATCGCAAAATGGTTTGTGATTGATGCTGCTGCCATAACTTCGCTCAAAATGAAGTCTAGAAGTGAAAATGTTTATAACCCAACTCGCGCGGAAGCAATCTCTGGACTCATATGGAAATGCCTCATAAGCAGTGATTCTCCAGAACCGACTACGTTGGTACACTTAATTAATTTACGGCCAAAATTAAGTCCTCCGCTACCGGAGAATTCCGTCGGGGTTATTATGTGGAGAGCAATTGCAACTTATGAcccaagaaaggaaagaaagaaagaactaCCTCGCTTAGTGGATCTTCTGAGAAAATCAATAGCGGAAGTGAGTGCCGAATATCTGTCGAAGTTGCAGGGCCAAGAAGGGAAGGAGAAAATGTTTAAGGTACTAGAAGAAGGGAGAGAAATCTATGCTAGGTCAAGAAGAACTTATGTGGTTTCTAGTATTAGCAAGATGGGATTCTATGAAGCAGATTTTGGATGGGGAAATCCTTTATGGGCGACGGTATCACCGATCATTCAAGAAGTGCAAATTAACATGATTTACCAAATTCAGACCGAATCTGGCAATGGCATAGAAGTAATGGCGATATTAGAGGATCGTGACATGGAGAAATTGGAACGCCATCCTGAATTCCGTGCATATGCAAGATTGAAACCCGACTTCCAAGCCTTGCAAGCTTGTATatagtttcatatatatatatatatatatatatatgaaactatatatgtgtgtgtgttttttttttttttttgtccatatatatgtgtgtgtttgtgtgtgttttacTTGACAATAAGTTGGGTTTCAACATAGTGTGAATTGCTTTGGATTAGTGTGGTGTGTGATTGTTTGCTTGTGTTTATCATGTTGTGCTTGATGAATAAAACGATTGAAATGTTGTTACTTTTTTTAGACATTCGTAACGAGTTTTCATATTTATAACATCTCATtccattcttctttttatttttatttactttatgaTTTTGCCGCCTTTGTCTTCGTCATTCGATCCAAGTCTAGTAGGGCATTGAGATGATATGATATGACATTGGGTGAACAAAGGCTTTGGACGAGTAGCGATTCGAATGGGTAATTCATTCGATGTGTACTTCCGCGGTATTTTAGGGTCAATTACAACTAAAGACAAAATTATAGGGTCCAAATGCAtgaacacctttttttttttttttaaatttcttctcTCACATCACGTCACTCATGACATCATcagttttgcttttattttgatGAAAATTATTTAC
Protein-coding regions in this window:
- the LOC119979804 gene encoding stemmadenine O-acetyltransferase-like, producing MELVQVTSQEIIKPSSPTPPHLKYFKISIFDQLYPVYYEPLLFFYRSNPNLSIEEKLGRLKESLSKTLTRFYPLAGKIKDSTTIHCNDEGVLFAVARVGYAMIDCLKPLNIELLNKFIVLHPTCKESPEKSVQLGIQVNIFTCGGIAIGISFLHKFIDGTTFMAFVKGWAAITRENFNQEWCRHSVGASLFPPNHGQFSAQMPFFAEITPRPEQKKIAKWFVIDAAAITSLKMKSRSENVYNPTRAEAISGLIWKCLISSDSPEPTTLVHLINLRPKLSPPLPENSVGVIMWRAIATYDPRKERKKELPRLVDLLRKSIAEVSAEYLSKLQGQEGKEKMFKVLEEGREIYARSRRTYVVSSISKMGFYEADFGWGNPLWATVSPIIQEVQINMIYQIQTESGNGIEVMAILEDRDMEKLERHPEFRAYARLKPDFQALQACI